Part of the Maridesulfovibrio sp. genome, GGAAACCACACCGATAGCGATGACTATAGCGTCAGCTTCAAGAAAACTTTTATCATCCAGCAGGATTCCGCGCAGTTTACCATGCTTATCACGCACTATTTCCCTGCCGCTCACCCCGCACCGGACCAGCATTCCGGCCTCTTCCACCCGGCGAGAGATCAACCCTGCAGCTTCTTCATCATAGGCAAGCGGCAGTATGCGTTCGCGCATTTCAACAACAGCGACATCAACGCCCCTATTGTATAAAGACTCAGCTGCCTTGATCCCGATCAGTCCACCGCCGATCACCACCGCCCGCTTTAAATCCTTAACAGATTGAATTAAACGATAGGCATCCTTTGCAGCGGTAAAATTGTATACCTCATCTCCTTCAAGACCTTTAATCTGCGGAACGTATGGTTTGCCGCCTGTTGCGAGCAGCAGCTTTTCAAACGGAATCAGCTCACCTTCTGAGGTTTGCAGTTCCTGCGATTCAAGATCAACCCTTTCAATAAATGTAGCCAGCTTCAGGGTAACGCTTTTGCCCTTGTAATAATCATCTGGCCGCATAGCCAGCCTTTCAGGGCTGATCCGCCCTGCCAGCAAATATGAAGTAAGAGGCTTGCCGTAGGCGGCTGTATTCTCGGCCCCAATTACTATAATCGGGGTTTCACGGTCATATTTCCTGATACCGTCAATAGCTCCAAGCGAAGCAATACCGTTACCGATGATTACATATGCCATGGCTATCTCTCCTCATATTTTAAAGCCCGGTTGGGACAGGCTTCCACGCATGCCGGACCGCTCTCCCTTTCTGCGCAAAGGTCACACTTAACAATCATACTGTTATATTTGTCGCGCTGAATAGCACCATACGGGCAAGCCATAATACAGGACCAGCAGCCCACACACTTGTCCGCATCATAACGAGTGATTCCGGTTTTATCATCCTTGGTCAACGCTCCGGAGATGCAAACAGGTACACATTCAGGTTCTTCACAATGTCTGCAGCTGATGGCGACACATACTTCATCATCTTCAATCAAGCGCTTGCGAGCCACCAAACCCTTGGCCCGTTCTTCCTTATAAGCAAGGATCAAATCATTCGATTTGGAATGCGCAGCGAGGCAGCCCAACACACACAGGCCGCACCCGATACATAACTCCCTGTCAGGATAAATACGTTTCATGTTTATTTACCGTCCCGCATGCTTAACTCCCAGAATCTGCATTTCAGCATCAGTCAGGGCTACTGCTCTCAGTTTATCCCTGTTTCCGCGCAGGCTTTCAATAGAATTAAGTCCCATACCGCCGAGCATTTCCTCTATTTCGTGGGACCATCCGCGCACAAGGTTAACCAGCCTTTCCGCCGCAACTTCCGGGTTCTGGCGCTTGGCTAATTTCTTATCGTTGGTAGCGATACCCCACGGACACTTTCCTGTGTAACAGCGGCCGCATAGAGTACAGCCCACAGCAATAAGAGCTGCAGTGCCGATATTGACGGCATCAGCACCAAGGGCAATGGCTTTGATCACATCACCACTGCAACGGAATCCCCCCCCCGCAATAATAGAAGCCTTGGAACGGATACCTTCATCCCGCAAACGCTGATCCACGCTGGCAAGAGCCAGTTCAATCGGTATTCCTACGTTGTCACGGGTCATGGCAGGAGCAGCGCCGGTTCCGCCCTTCATACCGTCAAGGGTCAGAATATCCGCCCCGGCACGTACAACACCTGAGGCAATAGCCGCCACATTATGCACCGCCGCAATCTTCACTGCTACCGGAACGCGATATTCCGTAGCTTCCTTCAGAGCAAAAATAAGTTGCAGCAGGTCTTCGATGGAATAAATATCATGGTGAGGTGCGGGAGATATAGCATCAGAGCCTGACGGAATCATTCTGGTCTCGGAAATCATGGCGTTAATTTTCTCACCCGGCAGATGTCCGCCAATTCCCGGCTTAGCGCCCTGACCGACCTTAATTTCAATACAGACTCCGGCGTTCAGATAATCGCTATGAACTCCGAAACGCCCGGAAGCAACCTGCACTATGGTCCACTTTCCATATTCGTAGAGAGACTTATGCAACCCGCCTTCTCCGGTATTGTAGACCGTGCCCAGCTCTTTGGCTGCCATAGCCATTGCCGCATGCAGATTGTAATTGATCGCCCCGAAGGACATGCCCGCAAAAGTTATCGGGGTAGCAAGTTCTATCTGCGGGGTTTGTTCAGTTTTAAGCTTCGGATTACCGTCAGCATCAAAATCGACTTCAACCTTATCCGGTTTGGCTCCAAGAAATGTTTTCAGCTCCATTGGTTCACGCAGGGGATCAATAGACGGATTAGTCACCTGACTTGCATCCAGCAACAACCTGTCCCAA contains:
- a CDS encoding glutamate synthase-related protein is translated as MLFRKFAGTFHEFRIVRDPDLCIDCKVCIKQCSYEAHFWDDAREKVSHDSRKCVGCHRCAALCPTAALTIKLNELNFRPNATWRPGFVRNIYNQAESGGVLLAGMGSPVDIPVYWDRLLLDASQVTNPSIDPLREPMELKTFLGAKPDKVEVDFDADGNPKLKTEQTPQIELATPITFAGMSFGAINYNLHAAMAMAAKELGTVYNTGEGGLHKSLYEYGKWTIVQVASGRFGVHSDYLNAGVCIEIKVGQGAKPGIGGHLPGEKINAMISETRMIPSGSDAISPAPHHDIYSIEDLLQLIFALKEATEYRVPVAVKIAAVHNVAAIASGVVRAGADILTLDGMKGGTGAAPAMTRDNVGIPIELALASVDQRLRDEGIRSKASIIAGGGFRCSGDVIKAIALGADAVNIGTAALIAVGCTLCGRCYTGKCPWGIATNDKKLAKRQNPEVAAERLVNLVRGWSHEIEEMLGGMGLNSIESLRGNRDKLRAVALTDAEMQILGVKHAGR
- a CDS encoding FAD-dependent oxidoreductase, with amino-acid sequence MAYVIIGNGIASLGAIDGIRKYDRETPIIVIGAENTAAYGKPLTSYLLAGRISPERLAMRPDDYYKGKSVTLKLATFIERVDLESQELQTSEGELIPFEKLLLATGGKPYVPQIKGLEGDEVYNFTAAKDAYRLIQSVKDLKRAVVIGGGLIGIKAAESLYNRGVDVAVVEMRERILPLAYDEEAAGLISRRVEEAGMLVRCGVSGREIVRDKHGKLRGILLDDKSFLEADAIVIAIGVVSNTELAEQAGIEVDKGIMVDDNMFTGKENVYAAGDVAQARDVVFDKDKVVPIWSNAYTQGYYAGRNMAGNKSVYPGTMSMSSISFFGLPTISVGEVNPDSENADYEIYTFYDELKKSYRRLVFKKDRLVGYVLVGDIDFAGMYTSFIKFKFKVDAQARKRLSEGEPDVLMWPDEFFNKAWNPD
- a CDS encoding 4Fe-4S dicluster domain-containing protein, with the translated sequence MKRIYPDRELCIGCGLCVLGCLAAHSKSNDLILAYKEERAKGLVARKRLIEDDEVCVAISCRHCEEPECVPVCISGALTKDDKTGITRYDADKCVGCWSCIMACPYGAIQRDKYNSMIVKCDLCAERESGPACVEACPNRALKYEER